The Sulfuricurvum sp. genome contains a region encoding:
- the dxs gene encoding 1-deoxy-D-xylulose-5-phosphate synthase, translated as MDIKKFTLSELEVLSQKIRDRILEVVSSNGGHLSSTLGATEIIVAMHKVFDSTRDPFIFDVSHQAYAHKLLTDRWDEFSTLRQFGGMSGYTKPSESQSDYFVAGHSSTSISLGVGAAKAIALKNEQESRVSVVVIGDGAMSAGMAYEAMNELGDRKYPMVIILNDNEMSIAKPIGAISRMLSSAMASPFYQRFKRKTEQFVDNFGDSAHYLAKRFEESFKLITPGILFEEMGIEYIGPIDGHDLKSLIETFEIAKGMGKPVLVHVQTIKGKGYEIAEGKHEKWHGVSPFDLKSGTANAKSSVKSATQIYADALMNQADKNPKIVGVTAAMPSGTGLSALMEKYPERFWDVAIAEQHAVTSMGALAKEGFKPFCTIYSTFLQRGFDQVIHDVCLMDLPVVFALDRAGIVGEDGETHQGVFDISFLRLIPNITLCAPRDEQSFHQIIDFASSYQHPCALRYPRGAFFEADLPESVPYESGKSQLLLSNDSDRLFIGYGNGVGRAAQTIELMEEKPSLLDLRFVKPLDHEMLAQMAQKYKQWYVFSDSARIGGVGSALLEWLSEEKITDVQLVTFEYDDEFIKHGSTKLVEESLGLLPEQLAQRVIGAL; from the coding sequence ATGGATATTAAAAAATTTACGTTGAGTGAACTCGAAGTACTCTCCCAAAAAATTCGTGATCGGATTTTAGAAGTCGTGAGTTCCAATGGCGGTCATTTAAGCTCTACATTGGGAGCAACAGAGATTATTGTTGCCATGCACAAAGTCTTTGACTCGACACGAGACCCTTTTATTTTTGATGTTTCTCATCAAGCGTATGCCCATAAACTGCTTACAGATCGTTGGGATGAATTTTCTACTTTACGACAATTTGGAGGGATGAGCGGTTATACCAAACCTTCTGAATCTCAAAGCGATTATTTTGTGGCGGGACACAGTTCTACCTCTATCTCATTGGGTGTGGGGGCTGCCAAAGCGATAGCTCTTAAAAATGAGCAAGAGAGTCGTGTCTCTGTAGTGGTGATTGGTGATGGTGCGATGTCGGCAGGGATGGCGTATGAAGCGATGAATGAGTTGGGTGATCGTAAATATCCGATGGTGATTATCCTTAACGATAATGAGATGTCTATCGCTAAGCCTATCGGTGCAATCAGTCGAATGCTTAGTTCTGCTATGGCAAGCCCTTTTTATCAACGTTTTAAACGTAAAACAGAACAGTTTGTTGATAATTTTGGGGATAGTGCCCATTATCTCGCGAAAAGGTTTGAAGAGTCGTTTAAACTGATTACTCCTGGGATATTGTTCGAAGAGATGGGGATTGAGTATATTGGACCGATTGACGGACATGATTTAAAATCACTCATCGAGACCTTTGAAATTGCCAAAGGGATGGGTAAACCAGTTCTCGTTCATGTACAGACGATTAAAGGGAAAGGGTATGAGATTGCTGAGGGGAAACATGAAAAATGGCATGGTGTCTCCCCGTTTGATCTTAAAAGCGGTACAGCGAATGCAAAAAGTTCGGTAAAAAGTGCTACCCAAATATACGCCGATGCCTTGATGAATCAGGCGGATAAAAACCCAAAAATTGTTGGTGTGACGGCTGCTATGCCTAGCGGTACGGGATTGTCTGCTTTGATGGAGAAATATCCTGAGCGTTTTTGGGATGTTGCGATAGCGGAGCAGCACGCAGTAACGTCGATGGGAGCTTTGGCTAAAGAGGGATTTAAACCGTTCTGTACGATTTATTCTACCTTTTTACAGCGGGGATTTGATCAAGTGATTCATGATGTGTGTTTGATGGATTTACCTGTGGTGTTTGCACTCGATCGTGCGGGGATCGTCGGCGAAGACGGTGAAACTCATCAAGGTGTGTTTGATATTAGTTTTTTACGACTTATCCCTAACATAACTTTGTGTGCACCGCGTGATGAGCAATCCTTTCATCAAATTATTGATTTCGCTTCATCGTATCAGCATCCATGCGCACTCCGTTATCCGAGAGGGGCATTTTTTGAAGCGGATTTACCGGAATCGGTCCCGTATGAGAGTGGAAAATCGCAACTGTTACTCTCCAATGATTCTGATCGGTTATTTATCGGATATGGTAACGGTGTAGGACGTGCGGCGCAAACGATAGAGCTTATGGAGGAAAAACCCTCATTACTCGATTTGCGTTTTGTAAAACCTCTGGATCATGAGATGTTGGCTCAAATGGCACAAAAATATAAGCAATGGTATGTGTTTAGTGATTCGGCACGTATTGGCGGTGTCGGGAGTGCCTTGCTTGAGTGGTTATCAGAAGAAAAAATTACCGATGTCCAGTTAGTTACATTCGAATATGACGATGAATTTATTAAGCACGGTAGTACAAAACTCGTCGAGGAATCACTAGGACTTCTCCCAGAACAATTAGCTCAAAGAGTTATCGGAGCATTATAA
- a CDS encoding LptF/LptG family permease, producing the protein MLFFKTIAFLYLRYCFIILIALTGFMVGFDMMNNSEGLPHSANLLILYSLYKWLYALDMMLPITLVFAFIATIIELIRSNALTSFYALGYSRFKVLFPILTISISILFCYIAAHTTSFARANEYADNLRDSSQFLIPTNNLFFTHEGNYIYFGTLNPLTQQAHNIRVFTFHNGTLKEALSGEEAYYADHYWNIPNAHSLRPPEDLDLESSAVEIKDLKNIRVLHNFRPKILDQIYEGKVNYTIIDALDAMNLLEKQNIDLSKVKSSLYRNFVTPWFALIMIVVIYAVAPISPRFANLSLYSFGAILITLIVWGLLFMSGELANNKTLSPETGILVPIGLLGIFSTLYLSSFWIKSRINLIQKG; encoded by the coding sequence ATGCTTTTTTTTAAAACAATAGCGTTTTTATATCTTCGTTATTGTTTCATCATACTGATTGCCCTTACTGGTTTTATGGTGGGTTTTGATATGATGAACAATAGTGAGGGGCTCCCTCATTCTGCCAATTTATTAATTTTATACAGCCTCTATAAATGGCTCTATGCCCTCGATATGATGTTACCTATTACGTTAGTATTTGCATTTATAGCAACTATCATAGAGCTGATTCGTTCCAATGCACTTACCTCTTTTTATGCCCTAGGCTATTCACGATTTAAAGTATTGTTTCCTATTTTAACAATAAGTATATCGATATTATTTTGCTATATTGCTGCACATACTACCTCTTTTGCCCGTGCAAACGAATATGCAGATAATCTGCGGGACAGCTCACAATTTTTGATACCGACAAATAACCTTTTTTTTACTCATGAGGGAAATTATATCTATTTTGGGACACTCAATCCATTGACACAACAAGCACATAATATTCGAGTATTTACCTTTCATAATGGGACACTTAAGGAGGCATTAAGTGGTGAAGAGGCTTATTACGCTGATCATTATTGGAATATTCCCAATGCGCATTCGTTAAGACCTCCTGAAGATTTAGATTTAGAATCTTCGGCAGTTGAGATAAAAGATCTTAAAAATATCCGTGTTTTACACAACTTTCGTCCTAAAATTTTGGATCAGATTTATGAGGGCAAGGTAAATTATACGATTATTGATGCTTTGGATGCTATGAATCTCTTGGAAAAACAAAATATTGATCTCTCAAAAGTAAAAAGCTCGTTGTACCGTAATTTTGTCACCCCTTGGTTTGCTTTGATTATGATAGTAGTGATCTATGCAGTTGCCCCTATTAGTCCTCGGTTCGCGAATCTTTCGTTGTACAGTTTCGGAGCTATTCTCATTACATTAATCGTCTGGGGTCTTTTATTTATGAGTGGAGAACTCGCTAATAATAAAACACTCTCCCCTGAAACCGGAATTTTAGTTCCAATCGGTTTATTGGGAATTTTTAGCACACTTTATCTAAGCTCATTTTGGATAAAATCGCGAATAAATTTAATTCAAAAAGGGTGA
- the lysA gene encoding diaminopimelate decarboxylase has translation MIPFESLAQTYQTPLYLYDFDAMSEQYEKLKEAFRGRKSILAYAVKANSNLSVIKHFASLGSGADCVSIGEVRRALMAGVPPYRILFSGVGKRDDEIREAIESDILYINVESEGELDRVEMVARELGKTARISVRVNPNIDPKTHPYISTGLHDNKFGVEINAAKRMYIKAKNSDHLDPVGIHFHIGSQLTELEPIYEAAVIVADLMRSLSAIDVNLKFFDIGGGLGVRYNEEITIEPYEYAQAILGALKGLDVTVICEPGRFLTANAGYFLTKVLYEKQNGSKRFVVVDGAMNDLIRPSLYKAYHRIEALDKEGELSLADVVGPVCESGDFLAKDYPLPRLNHNDLLVVHSAGAYGFGMGSNYNTRGRSAEIAFQNGEGRLIRQRESFDDIIALEREYL, from the coding sequence GTGATACCATTTGAATCGTTAGCACAAACCTATCAAACTCCTTTGTATCTTTATGATTTTGATGCGATGAGTGAACAATATGAAAAACTCAAAGAGGCATTTCGAGGACGTAAATCGATTTTGGCGTATGCGGTGAAAGCCAATTCCAATCTTAGTGTTATTAAACATTTTGCTTCGTTGGGCTCGGGTGCCGATTGTGTCTCTATCGGAGAGGTGCGCCGTGCATTAATGGCGGGAGTTCCGCCGTATCGTATTTTATTTAGCGGTGTCGGTAAGCGTGATGATGAGATTCGTGAAGCGATTGAGAGCGATATATTGTATATCAATGTCGAGAGTGAGGGCGAACTGGATCGTGTTGAGATGGTAGCGCGTGAATTAGGTAAAACTGCCCGCATTAGTGTCCGTGTGAATCCAAATATTGACCCTAAAACACATCCGTATATCTCTACCGGATTACACGATAATAAATTCGGGGTAGAGATTAATGCCGCAAAACGGATGTATATCAAAGCGAAAAATTCCGATCACTTAGATCCTGTAGGGATCCACTTTCACATTGGAAGCCAATTAACGGAACTAGAGCCGATTTACGAAGCGGCAGTCATTGTTGCCGATTTGATGCGTTCACTCAGTGCGATTGACGTCAATCTTAAATTTTTTGATATCGGTGGGGGGTTGGGTGTCCGTTATAACGAAGAGATTACGATTGAACCCTATGAGTACGCACAAGCGATTTTAGGTGCGCTCAAAGGGCTTGATGTAACGGTTATTTGTGAGCCGGGACGATTTTTAACGGCAAATGCCGGTTATTTTTTGACAAAAGTTTTGTATGAAAAGCAAAATGGTTCCAAACGGTTCGTGGTGGTTGATGGTGCGATGAATGATTTGATCCGTCCGAGTTTATACAAAGCGTATCACCGTATTGAAGCCTTAGACAAAGAGGGTGAACTATCGCTAGCAGATGTCGTAGGACCGGTGTGTGAAAGCGGTGACTTTTTAGCCAAAGATTATCCGTTGCCACGACTAAATCATAATGATCTTTTGGTCGTTCATAGTGCCGGAGCTTATGGATTTGGAATGGGGAGTAACTACAATACGCGAGGTCGCTCCGCAGAGATAGCGTTTCAAAACGGTGAGGGGCGATTAATCCGTCAACGTGAAAGTTTCGATGATATTATAGCTCTAGAGCGTGAGTACCTATAA
- the fliF gene encoding flagellar basal-body MS-ring/collar protein FliF, giving the protein MDFKALFLQLVVVFGKLTKAQKTIIGAAVSGIVAFLIFLVVYTSDSPKESGKGYQVLFDSLTPKDAAQVVDQLEKDKIPYRIPRDNVIEVPKEVVYKERITIASMGIPKEGHVGFELFDKQEFGATNFDQDVKFRRALEGELARSIDSLAPVEKSSVSLALPKETLFVSEEVPPSASVMVQLREESKLTPKQIRGIKKLVAAAVPKLKVENVTLIDSEGESLGDNDAESMMGELSQLQQQYKTKEEKKQEEKIINVLSPFIGGKERVVAKVTIEYDFSEQSSTSEKFDPENVVRSEQTSEEKRTGSAPASVGGVPGAVSNIGPAPDMNNSSSGSGEKYEKTTGTTNFEISKTVSTTKMEFARIKRITAAVVVDGKYEPKKGSNGEAGDEIEYVALDQTQIDAITSLVKQSIGIDDKRGDLVTVRNFEFQGTKGSLNSQSGASKTTAFLTNYIEPLTPILKYIVVAIILFIAYKKVILPFADRMLEFTREEEEFEKPVLEITDDEDEDLVEKVQQMRKKVENQLGLGEGFNEDELKYDVLLEKIREIAEDRPDEIASLIQALINEEALPIRGQ; this is encoded by the coding sequence ATGGATTTTAAGGCACTTTTTTTACAGCTTGTTGTCGTATTTGGAAAACTTACGAAAGCCCAAAAAACGATTATTGGTGCAGCTGTATCAGGAATCGTCGCATTTTTAATTTTTTTAGTTGTCTACACATCCGATTCCCCTAAAGAGAGCGGTAAGGGGTATCAAGTTCTTTTTGATTCGCTCACTCCAAAAGATGCGGCGCAGGTCGTAGACCAGCTCGAAAAAGATAAAATACCCTATCGTATCCCACGTGATAATGTTATCGAAGTTCCTAAGGAAGTTGTTTACAAAGAGCGTATTACAATCGCCTCAATGGGAATTCCAAAAGAGGGACATGTAGGATTTGAACTCTTTGATAAACAAGAGTTCGGTGCAACCAATTTTGACCAAGATGTTAAGTTTAGACGTGCATTAGAGGGTGAATTAGCTCGCTCAATCGATTCGCTTGCCCCGGTTGAGAAATCGAGTGTCTCTTTGGCTCTTCCTAAGGAGACACTATTTGTTTCAGAAGAGGTTCCCCCCTCTGCATCCGTTATGGTACAGTTACGCGAAGAGAGTAAACTTACCCCTAAGCAGATTCGTGGAATCAAAAAACTGGTTGCTGCCGCTGTCCCTAAACTCAAAGTAGAAAATGTAACATTAATTGATTCCGAGGGTGAAAGTTTAGGTGATAATGACGCTGAGTCGATGATGGGTGAACTCTCTCAACTTCAGCAACAATACAAAACCAAAGAAGAAAAAAAGCAAGAAGAAAAAATTATTAACGTCCTCTCCCCGTTTATCGGTGGAAAAGAGCGTGTCGTAGCGAAAGTAACGATAGAGTATGATTTCTCAGAACAAAGTTCAACGTCGGAAAAATTTGATCCTGAAAACGTTGTGCGCAGTGAACAAACCAGTGAAGAGAAACGTACTGGATCTGCACCGGCTAGCGTCGGTGGTGTTCCCGGGGCAGTTAGCAATATCGGTCCTGCTCCGGATATGAATAATTCTTCTTCCGGCAGTGGAGAAAAATACGAAAAAACAACCGGAACAACCAACTTTGAAATTTCTAAAACTGTTTCAACAACCAAGATGGAATTTGCACGAATTAAGCGTATTACTGCTGCGGTTGTTGTGGATGGAAAGTATGAGCCAAAAAAAGGCTCTAACGGTGAAGCAGGTGATGAGATTGAGTATGTAGCTTTGGATCAAACGCAGATTGATGCCATTACCTCTTTGGTTAAGCAATCGATAGGGATAGATGATAAGAGAGGTGATTTAGTTACGGTTCGAAATTTTGAGTTTCAAGGCACAAAAGGGAGCTTAAATTCACAAAGTGGAGCTTCGAAAACTACTGCATTTTTAACGAACTATATTGAACCGCTAACGCCGATTTTAAAATATATTGTTGTGGCTATTATCCTCTTTATTGCTTATAAAAAAGTTATTCTTCCTTTTGCAGATCGTATGCTAGAATTTACGCGAGAAGAGGAAGAATTCGAAAAACCTGTCCTGGAAATTACTGATGATGAAGATGAAGATTTGGTTGAAAAAGTGCAGCAAATGCGTAAAAAAGTTGAAAATCAACTTGGTCTTGGCGAAGGGTTTAATGAAGATGAACTCAAATATGATGTATTGTTAGAAAAAATACGTGAGATTGCAGAAGATCGCCCAGATGAGATTGCATCGTTGATTCAAGCGTTAATCAATGAAGAAGCCTTACCAATACGTGGTCAGTAG
- a CDS encoding HAD-IIA family hydrolase — protein MYFIDVQGTLIDDHTKLPIRGAVEFIDHLNSSKIPYMVITNSTKNPSVEFLAYLNSIGLNIPQRHYLDPLMVLEEHIAKNETIAAYGSDEFLNVLKSMGYALDFASPDVVLIAIKENFTSDEYAQMIEFILGGAKLIGMHETSLYAKNHKRYPGVGAILKMVEFATQRSYTVVGKPSRAFFKASLEGLNQQGVHHSFSDVTIISDDVTGDILPAQELGMKGVFVLSGKYRVAEEIIPNLKVQPDAIYADMQAVLESL, from the coding sequence ATGTATTTTATTGACGTACAGGGGACATTGATAGACGATCATACCAAACTTCCGATTCGTGGTGCGGTAGAGTTTATCGATCATTTAAATAGTTCAAAAATCCCCTATATGGTCATCACTAACAGCACTAAAAATCCTAGCGTAGAATTTTTAGCGTATCTCAATTCCATCGGACTCAATATCCCTCAACGCCATTATTTGGATCCATTGATGGTTTTAGAAGAACATATTGCCAAAAATGAAACAATAGCGGCGTATGGTTCAGACGAATTTTTAAATGTTCTCAAATCGATGGGATACGCTCTCGATTTTGCCTCTCCAGATGTTGTTTTAATCGCTATTAAAGAGAATTTCACTTCTGATGAATATGCCCAAATGATTGAGTTTATATTGGGCGGTGCAAAGCTTATCGGTATGCATGAAACATCATTGTATGCAAAAAATCATAAACGTTATCCCGGAGTAGGGGCAATTTTAAAAATGGTCGAATTTGCAACACAACGTTCCTATACGGTGGTTGGAAAACCGAGTAGAGCTTTTTTTAAGGCGTCATTGGAAGGGTTGAATCAGCAAGGGGTGCATCACAGTTTTTCGGATGTGACTATTATTAGTGATGATGTAACCGGTGATATTCTCCCCGCGCAAGAGTTAGGGATGAAGGGTGTATTCGTCCTAAGCGGTAAATACCGCGTGGCTGAGGAGATTATTCCCAATTTAAAAGTGCAACCTGATGCAATTTATGCGGATATGCAAGCAGTACTGGAGAGTCTATGA
- the hisC gene encoding histidinol-phosphate transaminase, with translation MKFNSTLDSIKSYEAGKPIELVVREYGINKEDIVKLASNENPFGCSPKVKEAVRSIIDNMALYPDDSMVKLKTALSNKYGIKSNELIIGAGSDQVIEFAIHAKAHEGSCVLMNSVTFAMYEIYAKQVGAQIIRTASREHKMEEFYTLYLEHKPSIIFLCTPNNPTGDGLLAEEMLAFIDKIDNDTLVIIDGAYMEYARFKDTAYAVEPRDLVAKYENVLFLGTFSKAYGLGGMRVGYGIASAPIIEALYKVRPPFNITTLSLEAASVALEDEAFVQECIADNFKEMARYEEFASVKGIDVIESYTNFVTLSLPEEKNSSKIAQELLKKGMIVRDLSSYGLNAIRVTIGTSAQNDRFFQLTEPLL, from the coding sequence ATGAAATTTAATAGCACATTAGACTCGATTAAAAGTTATGAAGCGGGTAAGCCGATTGAGTTAGTGGTTCGTGAATACGGTATCAACAAAGAGGATATCGTCAAACTAGCAAGTAATGAAAATCCGTTTGGATGTTCCCCGAAAGTAAAAGAGGCGGTACGTTCAATTATCGACAATATGGCACTCTATCCTGATGATTCAATGGTCAAACTTAAAACAGCTTTATCCAATAAATACGGCATTAAAAGTAATGAATTAATCATCGGTGCAGGAAGCGATCAGGTGATAGAATTTGCTATTCATGCCAAAGCACATGAAGGTTCTTGTGTTTTGATGAACAGCGTAACGTTTGCCATGTATGAAATCTATGCAAAACAAGTGGGTGCACAAATCATCCGTACCGCATCTCGCGAACATAAAATGGAGGAGTTCTATACTCTGTATTTGGAACATAAGCCTTCTATTATTTTTCTTTGTACCCCTAATAATCCTACCGGTGATGGGCTATTGGCTGAGGAAATGCTCGCTTTTATCGATAAAATTGATAACGATACACTCGTCATTATCGATGGTGCGTATATGGAATATGCCCGTTTTAAAGATACTGCTTATGCCGTGGAACCACGTGATTTGGTTGCAAAATATGAGAATGTTTTGTTTTTAGGAACATTTTCAAAAGCGTATGGATTAGGGGGGATGCGTGTTGGATATGGTATCGCGTCAGCGCCTATTATCGAGGCACTTTATAAAGTCCGTCCGCCGTTTAATATTACTACACTCTCTCTTGAAGCAGCATCGGTTGCTCTTGAAGATGAGGCGTTTGTTCAAGAATGTATTGCGGATAATTTTAAAGAGATGGCTCGATATGAAGAGTTCGCAAGCGTAAAGGGGATCGATGTGATTGAGAGTTATACCAATTTCGTCACTTTATCGCTTCCTGAAGAAAAAAATTCATCAAAAATTGCGCAAGAACTCTTAAAAAAGGGTATGATTGTACGTGATTTAAGCAGTTACGGATTGAACGCAATTCGCGTAACCATTGGTACATCGGCTCAAAATGACCGATTCTTTCAACTAACAGAACCTTTATTGTAA
- the pheA gene encoding prephenate dehydratase, translating into MKTLEECREIIDALDNEVIQLLNRRMEVVRRVGEIKHQNNGAVYRPEREKAIVDRLSKLSHDAGGLLNAQAIEAIFLEIFAVARNLELPEKIAYLGPEGSFTHQAAESRFGAMSDYLSLGSIDAVFKTLEASRAKFGVVPIENSRDGVVGETLDLLGKSSVKIVAELYMPIHMAFASKAEKVHHIKRIYSKDKGFGQCREFLQEHGLDRVEHIPVESTAKAAVLASKDPESAAICSHIAAKLYGVPTLFENIEDTHNNATRFFILSDFKNAPSGQDKTSILVRLKDAQESGALFHFLEDFNKARINLSKIESRPARDNEGFGYWFFIDFFGHIDEEKVNEIMVKHTDEVTWLGSYVKGEL; encoded by the coding sequence ATGAAAACATTAGAAGAGTGTCGAGAGATTATTGATGCATTGGATAATGAGGTTATCCAACTTTTAAATCGTCGTATGGAAGTGGTACGACGAGTCGGTGAGATAAAGCATCAAAATAATGGTGCAGTCTATCGTCCGGAGCGGGAAAAAGCGATTGTCGATCGTTTAAGCAAATTGAGCCATGATGCGGGGGGGCTACTCAACGCACAAGCAATAGAGGCTATTTTTTTAGAAATATTTGCTGTTGCCCGTAATCTTGAGTTACCTGAAAAAATAGCTTATCTTGGGCCAGAGGGGAGTTTCACCCATCAAGCGGCGGAATCACGTTTTGGTGCGATGAGCGATTATCTCTCATTAGGCTCTATTGATGCCGTTTTTAAAACGCTTGAAGCTTCCCGTGCGAAATTCGGAGTTGTCCCTATCGAGAATTCTCGTGATGGCGTTGTGGGAGAAACACTCGATTTACTGGGCAAAAGCAGCGTTAAAATTGTGGCAGAACTCTATATGCCGATTCATATGGCATTTGCGAGCAAAGCTGAAAAGGTACACCATATCAAACGAATCTATTCCAAAGATAAAGGGTTTGGTCAGTGTCGAGAATTTCTACAAGAACACGGCCTTGATCGGGTAGAGCATATACCTGTAGAATCAACAGCAAAAGCGGCAGTTTTAGCATCAAAAGATCCTGAATCGGCTGCAATATGTTCCCATATCGCGGCAAAATTATACGGCGTTCCGACACTGTTTGAAAACATCGAAGATACCCATAATAATGCGACCCGTTTTTTTATTTTGAGTGATTTTAAAAATGCTCCGAGCGGTCAGGATAAAACATCAATATTGGTTCGATTGAAAGATGCCCAAGAATCGGGTGCATTGTTTCACTTTTTGGAAGATTTTAACAAAGCGCGCATTAATCTTAGTAAAATTGAGAGTCGTCCTGCACGGGATAATGAAGGGTTTGGGTACTGGTTCTTTATCGATTTCTTTGGTCATATTGATGAAGAAAAAGTTAATGAAATAATGGTTAAACATACCGATGAAGTGACATGGCTTGGAAGCTACGTAAAAGGAGAATTATGA
- the fliG gene encoding flagellar motor switch protein FliG — translation MTLTQQQQAHFDEMGMAEKVAILLLQLGEDATAQIFGRMNVESITEVSKFIANNNSIEKNVGAAVLEEFYAIIQSNQYLNTGGLEYAKEILYKALGPEEAKKILERLSKTMQGSQNFSYLSKIKPQQLADFIATEHPQTIALILAHMDPSAAAETLYIFPQELRGEVVMRMAKLGDISPAIIKRVSAVLESKLESLATYKVEVGGPRAVADVFNRLGAKVSKETLSQIEQLDQELAASIKEMMFTFEDIVNLDINSVREILKAVDKNDLMLAMKSSPEELKEKFYACMSQRAKDTFVEELQYLGAVKMKEVETAQRKIVDAVQALAEQGVLELGATEEMID, via the coding sequence ATGACATTAACACAACAGCAGCAGGCACATTTTGATGAGATGGGGATGGCCGAAAAAGTAGCCATATTATTATTGCAACTTGGAGAAGACGCAACGGCACAAATTTTTGGACGGATGAATGTAGAATCGATTACAGAAGTGTCGAAATTTATTGCTAATAATAATTCGATAGAAAAAAATGTGGGTGCTGCCGTACTCGAAGAGTTTTATGCCATTATCCAATCGAATCAATATCTCAATACGGGTGGTTTAGAATACGCAAAAGAGATTTTGTATAAAGCATTGGGACCAGAAGAGGCAAAAAAAATATTAGAGCGTCTCTCAAAAACGATGCAAGGTTCTCAAAACTTTTCATACCTTTCTAAAATTAAACCACAACAACTTGCCGATTTTATTGCTACCGAACATCCACAAACAATTGCCCTGATTTTAGCCCATATGGATCCATCGGCTGCGGCTGAAACGCTCTATATTTTTCCACAGGAACTTCGTGGTGAAGTAGTGATGCGTATGGCAAAACTCGGAGATATCTCACCAGCTATCATTAAACGTGTAAGTGCCGTATTAGAATCTAAACTCGAATCTCTTGCAACCTATAAAGTGGAAGTGGGTGGACCACGTGCCGTTGCGGATGTCTTTAACCGTTTGGGTGCTAAAGTTTCTAAAGAGACGTTGTCACAAATCGAACAGCTTGACCAAGAACTTGCGGCATCGATTAAAGAGATGATGTTTACGTTTGAAGATATTGTTAATCTCGATATTAACAGTGTCCGCGAAATTCTTAAAGCAGTTGATAAAAATGACCTTATGCTGGCAATGAAAAGTTCCCCTGAAGAGCTTAAAGAGAAGTTCTATGCGTGTATGTCTCAACGTGCGAAAGACACGTTTGTGGAAGAGTTACAGTACTTGGGTGCCGTTAAAATGAAAGAGGTTGAGACGGCTCAGCGTAAGATTGTTGATGCCGTACAAGCCTTGGCAGAACAAGGTGTACTTGAACTCGGTGCAACCGAAGAGATGATTGATTAG
- the fliH gene encoding flagellar assembly protein FliH, with translation MEMEEVVITKENLPGHSIGKYQFKILSGLSGSSVHEAAEELAIQQHHHESRDTDESSHKTSAKDELIESLLKKADDMSSNVIKMQMRLESLQEEHALALEEVKKSSYEEGVAAGIAQEQAQSSSRNTNAQDQLSNSVKTLEAAAAQYAQTLENIQRELTHTALDIAKEVIAIETHENSGKIAAKLSESLIEELSDASKITLRVNPADHGVISEKVGSLAHVEVLSDRAISVGGVVAISDLGNIDSQIKKRFERLKRSLLLES, from the coding sequence ATGGAAATGGAAGAGGTTGTCATTACGAAAGAAAATCTCCCAGGACACTCAATAGGGAAGTACCAATTTAAAATCCTTTCAGGATTAAGTGGTTCGAGTGTTCATGAAGCGGCTGAGGAGCTGGCGATTCAACAGCATCATCATGAATCTCGCGATACAGATGAATCCTCTCATAAAACTTCAGCAAAAGATGAGCTGATTGAGTCCCTTCTAAAAAAAGCGGATGATATGAGTTCCAATGTCATTAAAATGCAGATGCGTTTAGAATCGCTTCAAGAAGAGCATGCCCTTGCATTAGAAGAGGTCAAAAAAAGTAGTTATGAAGAGGGTGTTGCCGCTGGGATTGCGCAAGAACAAGCACAAAGCAGTAGTCGTAATACTAATGCCCAAGATCAGTTGTCCAACTCGGTAAAAACGTTAGAAGCTGCTGCTGCACAGTATGCGCAAACCTTGGAAAATATTCAACGTGAGTTGACCCATACCGCTTTGGATATTGCTAAAGAGGTAATTGCCATCGAAACACACGAAAACAGTGGAAAAATCGCGGCAAAACTCTCAGAGTCATTGATTGAAGAGCTTTCAGATGCTTCAAAAATCACGTTACGGGTTAATCCTGCCGATCATGGGGTAATATCTGAAAAGGTGGGGTCATTAGCCCATGTGGAAGTGTTGTCGGATCGTGCTATCAGTGTTGGCGGTGTGGTTGCGATTAGTGATTTGGGGAATATTGATTCGCAGATTAAAAAACGATTTGAACGGTTAAAGCGATCATTATTGCTTGAATCATAA